In Pseudomonas sp. MM213, a genomic segment contains:
- a CDS encoding S-methyl-5'-thioinosine phosphorylase yields MTVYAIIGGTGLTQLEGLSIRQSLAVDTPYGTPSAEVQIGEYAGKEVLFLARHGHPHRFPPHQVNYRANLWALKQAGAEAILAVNAVGGIHAAMGTGHFCVPHQLIDYTSGREHTYFADDLEQVTHIDFSYPYSEPLREQLIAALAAEGVGYSSHGVYACTQGPRLETVAEIARLERDGCDIVGMTGMPEAALARELELDYACLALVVNPAAGKSTAVITMAEIEQALHDGMGKVKSTLARVLKG; encoded by the coding sequence ATGACGGTTTACGCGATTATCGGTGGTACCGGCCTGACTCAACTGGAAGGCCTGAGCATTCGTCAGTCACTGGCGGTGGACACCCCTTACGGCACGCCTTCGGCCGAGGTGCAGATCGGTGAGTACGCCGGCAAGGAAGTGCTGTTCCTCGCGCGTCACGGTCACCCGCACCGTTTCCCGCCGCATCAGGTGAACTACCGCGCCAACCTCTGGGCACTTAAGCAGGCCGGCGCCGAAGCGATTCTTGCGGTCAACGCAGTCGGTGGGATTCATGCCGCGATGGGCACCGGGCATTTCTGCGTGCCGCATCAACTGATCGATTACACCAGCGGTCGCGAACACACCTATTTTGCCGATGACCTGGAACAGGTCACCCACATCGACTTCAGCTATCCCTACAGCGAACCGCTGCGCGAGCAATTGATCGCGGCATTGGCGGCTGAAGGCGTTGGTTACAGCAGTCATGGCGTGTATGCCTGCACGCAGGGGCCGCGCCTGGAAACGGTGGCGGAAATTGCGCGTCTGGAGCGTGACGGTTGCGACATCGTCGGCATGACCGGCATGCCGGAAGCGGCATTGGCGCGTGAGCTGGAGCTGGATTACGCGTGCCTGGCGTTGGTGGTGAACCCGGCGGCGGGCAAGTCGACGGCTGTGATTACCATGGCCGAGATCGAGCAGGCGTTGCATGACGGAATGGGCAAGGTGAAGTCGACGCTGGCGCGGGTGTTGAAGGGCTGA
- the nagZ gene encoding beta-N-acetylhexosaminidase, with product MTAGLQGSLMVDVAGTWLTAEDRQLLRQPEVGGLIIFARNIEHPRQVRELSAAIRAVRPDLLLAVDQEGGRVQRLRQGFVRLPAMRAIADNPNAEYLAEQCGWIMATEVLAVGLDLSFAPVLDLDYQRSAVVGTRSFEGDPERAALLAGAFIRGMNSAGMAATGKHFPGHGWAEADSHVAIPNDERSLDEIRANDLVPFAKLSKQLAAVMPAHVIYPQVDSQPAGFSRRWLQDILRGELQFDGVIFSDDLSMAGAHVVGDAASRIEAALSAGCDMGLVCNDRAAAELALSAAQRLKVKPSERIARMRGQSYASTEYRQDPRWLTAIGALKDAQLIE from the coding sequence ATGACTGCTGGCCTGCAAGGCTCGTTGATGGTGGACGTCGCCGGTACCTGGCTGACGGCTGAAGATCGCCAATTGTTACGCCAACCGGAAGTGGGCGGCCTGATCATTTTTGCCCGCAACATCGAACACCCGCGTCAGGTGCGCGAACTGAGCGCCGCCATCCGCGCCGTTCGACCTGATCTGCTGCTGGCAGTGGATCAGGAGGGCGGTCGGGTGCAGCGCCTGCGCCAGGGCTTCGTGCGACTGCCGGCCATGCGCGCCATTGCCGACAACCCGAACGCCGAATACCTGGCCGAGCAGTGCGGCTGGATCATGGCGACCGAAGTGTTGGCCGTCGGCCTCGACCTGAGCTTTGCCCCGGTGCTGGACCTGGATTACCAGCGCAGCGCCGTGGTCGGTACCCGTTCGTTCGAAGGTGACCCGGAACGCGCCGCGCTGCTGGCGGGTGCATTTATCCGCGGCATGAACAGCGCCGGCATGGCCGCCACCGGTAAACACTTCCCCGGCCACGGCTGGGCGGAGGCCGATTCCCACGTCGCGATCCCGAATGACGAGCGCAGCCTCGACGAGATCCGCGCCAACGACCTGGTGCCGTTTGCCAAATTGAGCAAGCAACTGGCCGCCGTCATGCCGGCCCATGTCATTTATCCACAAGTCGATTCCCAGCCGGCCGGCTTCTCCCGTCGCTGGTTGCAGGACATCCTGCGCGGCGAGTTGCAGTTCGACGGCGTGATCTTCAGCGACGACCTGTCGATGGCCGGCGCTCACGTGGTCGGCGATGCTGCCAGCCGTATCGAAGCCGCGCTGAGCGCTGGTTGCGACATGGGCCTGGTGTGCAACGACCGCGCCGCTGCGGAGCTCGCGCTGAGTGCCGCCCAGCGTCTGAAGGTCAAACCGTCCGAGCGCATTGCGCGGATGCGCGGCCAGTCGTACGCCAGCACTGAATACCGTCAAGACCCGCGCTGGCTGACGGCCATTGGTGCGCTCAAAGACGCTCAACTGATTGAATAA